GAATCCTGAGTAGTTACATCAGTCTAAGGAAAACACCACGTGTTGTCTGATTATCAAGATCCTGACAACACCACCGCTCAACCCTAGAGGTCCCGGTAATCCTGGGAACAGCCAAATGAGTAGGAAAGCCTGGCACTGGCCCAGCAGAGCCCATGTGGCCTTGGGGAATGTGTGCAGTGGAAGAAGGACAGAGCAGAAGCGGCtttggggagagaggggggggagtCAGATCTGGCTGAGTTCATGCCTCTCAAAAGACAAAATGTCAAAGTAGAACTTCCTTGCTCTCTTCTCCTGTAGGTCCAGCAGGGATTCATGTcgggatataaaaaaaaaaagagagaggaataaTCCCAGGTGGAGAGAGAAGTATGTGAAAAGAGCTAAGAGAGAATTAATTTGGtcataaatttttttaaccttattgCATACTTCCCGCTATAcccaatataataataaaatacagtctatgaatttgttgaatgaatgcgcTCTTCCTACCATGTGACTGGGGCAGTACTGCATAGATTAACGGATATGTAAGTaatataaaagccaaaaaaaaaaaaaaaagaattgacttAGAAAAGTGAGCAAACCCAGGAGCCATGATGCCAGGGCCATGGTTACATACCTGTTTGCACATCCACGTGCTTTCTGCCTTCCACGGGTTCGGGGGTTCGTGGTCTGAGCTGTTCTTGGGCTCGTTTTCTGGCAAGAGCCCTCCTCTTCGCCTGCTGCTGTCTCTGAATCTCTAGAGGATCAGGCTGCCCAGGCTGAGTGACAGAAAAGGCTTCTAAAATTTAGAAGATATTTCTCAAAGCATACAGAACTGCCATTCCAGAAGTGGATAGCGTAAGAGCATCTGTCATACAATTCTTCCTGATTATCAGTGACTTCATGATTAAAATTCTGTTTGAATTTTGTCAGGTAATTATAAAGTTATCTGATGAAGCATGTAAGTAACTTCAAAGTGTGACTGTTGCCTGGAATAAACAGCTGCAGAATCCCATCtaataaattctttttccttattcaaGCATTTTTACCGTGAATTCCTTGGATGCCTCGTAACCAAGTATACTGTGGAATTACTCAGTTACAATACATTTTAATGTGTAGTTAAGGAACTGAAAAGCACtaggatctaaaaaaaaaatctgaatttcacatagacaaaattcctgaaaaaataTGTGAGGTCACAAAGGAAATATTCTCAGTCCGAACAAAGCCTGTCCCAGCTATTGTCCCCAAACAATAGCTGATTATGggttaaaaatgtaattatttacaGTAGAGCTCTGCAATATTTAGAGGTCCTTGATTTCATATCTGTATCTCATTCTGTAGTCATTTCCTATAGCTAACCTGTCTTATCTCAAGGTAAATATGAAAAGAATGGGGAAATTTGAAAGACTTTgtgtggaaaaaaattttaatatttaaaattagaattgtAAAAACAATCTGGtaacattaaaatttattaaaaatatgccaTATTCCCATTTCCCTAATGCAGTGGCCATTGTCATTTAAATGCATACACTTTTTCTGGTTGTGATGATAtcatagatttatttaatttatttttttgaaagagggtgaaagagagcacatgagtgggatggggagggggagcaggagagagagagagaatctcaagcagactcccagttgagTGTGGAATCCCCGCTGGTTTctctttgctagtattttgttgaggacttttgcattGACATTCATGATAGCTATTGGTCTATAggtgtctttgtctgatttggttatcagggtaatactgattccctgaagttttccttcttcttttattttctggaagagattgtgtaaATTTATGTAAATTGTGTAAAAtcaatgagaattaaaaaaaaaaaaaatccttggtagaattttccagtgCAACTATCTGGgcctggatatttcttttttgaaagctttttttttttttttttttttgaaagctttttttttttttcttttttgaaagcttttaaattagagattcaatttctttaatagttattAAACAATTCAGAATATCTATTTCATGTTAGgtgaattttggtagtttatagtttaaAGAATCAGCCCATTTCATTTAGTTTGTTGAATTATATGTATAGATTTATTTGTAGTATTCTATTATGATCCTTTTACTCTTTTACTAGATACAGAATCTTTACTAGTTACATCCCtgatatttgcttatttgtttctcctcttctacttcctttcttttctttttaaaagattttaattaattaatttatttgacagagagacacagagagagagcgagagagagcgagcatgagtgttgggggggggggaggggaggggaacagggagaagctgactccaagccaagcagggagcagacaccgggctcaatcctagaaccctaggatcatagcctgagctgaagacagacgcttaacctactgagccacccaggaacccctcttttacctttttttgtcagttttgctagaggcttatcaattttactgatattttcaaAGATAAGAAATTTAATCTTTTCATGGTTGCAGGATCTATGGTTATATCTCCTGATAGTCATTCTGGTATCtgctatttgtgttttctttctcatttttaatttggtaGTTTTGCTAGAGGTTTACCAATTTTATTCAGAGAACCAGATTTTGGGTccattgattttctctgctgtttttgtatgctttttaaaaaggttcatttatttgagagagagtatgtgtgcatgCAAGTGCACATGCATGGGGGAGGAGGATGGGCGGcggagaatcttcaagcagaccctCTGCTAACTGTGgggcctgaagtggggctcaatctcaggacccatgaaatcatgacctgagccaaaactaagagttctacacttaaccaactgagccatccaggtgcctctactttttttttttttttttttttttgagagagggtgaGTGCATGTAAGTGGGGgtaggaggggaaagagagagaaagagaatcttaatcaggcttcacacccagcactgagcctgatttggggctccatctcaccccctgggattatgacctaagtcaaaatcaagagtcccatgcttagccaatggagccacccaggggcccctattgTTACTGTTTTCAATGTGagtgatttctgcttttatctttattactttcttccttctgcttgctttgggtttatttttctcatcttttccccatttattGATGTAAGAggttagattattgatttgaagtctttcctttttagtttttttcatttcagcGCTGTTTTGGCATGAAACACAAATTTGGATTTGTTGTATCTTCATTTAGTCCTGAGTGGTCTTTCAAAATTCCCTTTAGTATTTCCTCTATGGATTATTTGGAAACGTGCTGCTTAATTTTCAAGTGTTTGAAGATTTCCTGTTATCacctattattgatttctagtttgaaatTTTGAAAGAGACATTATTCCATTATGGTATGATTTCAAATATCCTAAGTatcttgagatttgttttgtaaCCCAGGATATGTTCTACCTTGGTCAATATTCCACAGGAGCCTCAAAACTGTATGAATTCTGGtgcagtcagttaaccatctgaccCTTAGTttagtttgggtcatgatctcaggatcataagatcaagcccaccactgggctctgtgcttagtgcagaatctgcttgaggttgtctctccctctgcacccctctgCCCCGACTCGtgctatctaaaataaataaatcttaaaaaaaaaaaaagtatatgtactCTTGTTGTTGTTAGGTGGAAGTGTTGTATAAATGTAAATTACAACCTATTGGTTGGTGATGTGTAGTTCtatatttttgctgattttctgatAGATGGATATTGAAGTACCAAACTAAaattatggatttgtctatttctccttccaattttagcttcatgtattttgaagctctgtggTTTGGTGCATATATAGTTAAGACTGCTATATCTTCTTGGTATACTGTGACCTTTTTACCATTTTGTATTGTCCTTCTTTGTCCACGGTAATATTGTTTTCCTTAGGTCTACTTTATCTGTTATTTAGATAGCCACAACTACTgcttaaaattagtatttatcttttcccatccttttacttttgacCTACCTACATCACTGTAattgaaatgagtttcttgtagacagaaCACAATTGGGTcatggttggggtttttttgtattgttttgtttttgtttttttttttatctactctGCCTATCTATCTCTTAATTGGCttgtttagaccatttacatttaaagcaaCTATTACAGTAAAGCAAACTATTACATCTAAAACAACCATTACAACTATTACATTACATTTAAGGCAATATTGCCATGTtagggttgtctttttactttttgatttgtttgttctaatttttgttttctttttatttcctttctgtgaatTAGTTGGAACAtttcttagaattctttttttaactgttaaaaaaGTTATAGTTTTCACTATAACTCTttgcatagtttttaaaaaaatagttgctCCAAGTTTTACAATATACTATGTACCTGACCACAGTCAACATTTAATATCAACATTTTACCACTTTAAGTGGAAGGCAAAAACTGTACTGCCATTTAGATAGCattattttccttacttttaaaatacaatcaAAATCTAATCATCTTAAGTATTTTATCTACATATATTAAGCACCACATCACATGATGTTGTAGTTTTGCTTCAACCATCAAACACGATTTTTAACACCCAGAAGACAGTTTATTGTATTTACCCCTATTTTCACCTAATCCAGTGatctatctttctttctgaaGTCCCAAGCCgccttcttttattattttctttctacttggAGAGCTTTCTTTAGCTCTTCTCTAAGGGTAAGTCAGCTGGTGACAAATCCTCCAGGTTTCCTTCATCTGAGAGCaacttgttttcctctttcttcctgaagAACGTTTTCACTGGATTAGAATTAGAGTTTGATAGCCCTTTTCCTTCAGGACTTGAAAAATACTGTGCCACTTTCTCTGGCCTCCATTGTTTCAAATGAAGAACCACTGTTAGTCAAATAATTGTTCCACTTCTGGCAATGTGTCATGTGTTtatagctgctttcaggattttttaatCTTAGTTTTGAAATTTGATTTTGTTGTGTCTTGGTGTGAATTTCTTTGGGTTTTCCCTGCTTGGGGTTCAACTGACTTTTTAGATCTGTAGGTTTTGCCTTTTGCCAAATTTGTGGAATTTTCAAACACTAGTTCTTCAAATAgtttttcaaatgccttttctccTCTCCAAGACTCAGAAAACATGAATGTTAGACATTTTGTTATTGCTCCTCAGCTGTGAagcttttttaactttttattattattatattttgtggCCTGTTTTCTAATTGTCATTCAAAATGGGTAATTTCCATTGATTTGGCTTTGAATTCACTGATTGCTCCCTATGTCATTTCTGATAAGTCATGTGactttttacatattttccatttggttcattttttaaaaaagatatttatttatttgagagatagagaggagcagggagagggacagaaggggaagggagaagcagattccccgttgaacagggggcctgatgtggtactgcatcccagaactctgggatcatgcctgagctgaaggcagatggttaactgactgagccacccaggcgcccccatttggCTCATTTGTATGACTTCTATTTCTTCactaatattttctgttttttcatttaagaatgtTCATAATTATTCACTTTTGattgaagcatttttttaatgattactgctttaaaatccttgtcaggTAATTCCTACATCTGAGTCATGTTGGTGTCGTCATCTCTTGACTGATTTTCCTCATTCCGGTTGTGACTGCTctggttcttggtatgatgagcgatttttcttttttttttgtatcctggAAATTTTGGGTGTTAGGATGTGAAACTCTggatctgaatctttttttttttttaattttagcaggAAGTCATCCCTTTTTGCTGTGGCATGCAGGCATGGGTGGAGATAGCAGTTCAGCCTCCTGCTAGGCCCCATGTGAAAGCTGAGGATCAATTTGTATCAATCACCTTATTGGTGCCTGGTGGGGGTAGAATTTCAGCTCCCTGCTGGGACACCAGTATTAGGGTATAGAGGAGTGGAGCTCTAACACTGCTTTCTCTCActtgtttctctttgttgctgCCAGATAGGGTTGAAAATTCAGCTGCCTCCTAACTCTGTTGCCGTCACCCCAGGAAAAGCAGGGTACCAACTTGTACCATCTCTGGCCATCTCACTGCCCCTGGGTGAGAATGGAAGgtaagcttcctgctcagcccttGTTGATATCACCTCAGTGAGTGAATCAGAGCACCGACGAGTACTGCACAGTTGCTGCCAGTGTGGGGATGGAAGTCCAGTTCGCCGGCCACGTCTTGCTGACTCCACTAGGGGGACAGGGCAGTTTTTCCATGGGGGTTTGGCTGGGGAAGGGCAGTAAAAAGGTTTCTGTTCTGCTAGGTTACCCTTCTGCAGTCTTTTGGATAAAGGCAACAGGCGTGTGCCTGTTGGTTGTGCTGGGTTGCAAGCTTCTCCAGTGTTCTGAATGGGATTTAAGAAGACTTAGGGAACTCATCACTATGTCGCTCAAATCCTGAGGTCCCTAGCTagtccatttccttctttctacttccAGAATCTTCTAGTGTTTTCTTGTGCTATTGACAAATTCCTGCTTGTCTGGACTGGAAGTCTCAGTATAGAGTTTTTAGGTAAGTTGTTGAATAATTaactaaagaactaaaaaaaaaaaaaaatcaaatcatcacaatattaattttaaaaaactataaaaaggtGATTCTCTTTTTTAGTTTAGTTCTAGGTGTGCCAGTGTTTATTGCTATTGCCACAAGATGCCAAATCACATCTATTTCGCATGTTTGAGCTGTTGTTTTCAAATGTTGGTCCCTGAACTGACTGTACCGACTGCCTAGAGAAGTTAATTAATGATGCACTTATCTGTGTCCAACCCTTGAAGGTTCTAAATGCAGCAGATCCAGGGTATGGCTGAAACATACAATATTTTTAGTGAGTTTCCTTGATGGCTTTGATGTACATGCTTCAGAATGTCTAATATTCCATATATCAccatgtggtggtggtgggcatgTATATATCACACAGTGTTTACAGATTAACTATATTTCATCATCACTCTTAATCATCAAGCCACATCCTAATCATCTCTGTATCCTAGGTACTCAGCACAGGACCTAAAACccaataaatattataaatatttagaaattaaagaaactaaattaaattagaaattaaagaaaagaattttggaTTAAATAATGAGGAGAGTATTATagtatgaaataatttaaacaaaccTAAATAGGTTATACCAGTGCTACTCAAAGTGTTATCTGTGAACTGTTTGAACTGGTctgtaaaaatttaattatagaaATTGAGAGTTGAAGTGTGTAAGCTTTTAGAGCAGTTTTACAAAGTGCTGTTCATCTAGCAAAACATTggagtttttgtatttttttaaatcattgtttttaattgtgGTGAAGGCCATTTTGAAGTGCAGAATctagtggcattaagtacattcacactgttgtacaaCCATTACCATATCCATCTCCAGACTCTTCGTTTCGCAAAACTGAACCCGTGCCCCCACTAAACACTAACTCCCTAATCCCCCGCTCCCTGAATCCCCGGCACCCACCATCAGCCTTGTATTtcacatgtctttttttaaaaattagatttaatttttctagtaatcgatcagtattttattttataatacagaaaattagaaatgaaaacaaacaaactggtcGCTCAGCACAAGTACTTTGAAAAGCTGTGTGTTAGAATATTCAAATTTTACTTACCAGCGGTCCCATCTGTAGAGCATAAGTGTTGCCTCGGATCACCCTTCTGTCATACATTATGTTTCCGTAATGCATAGGTTCTTCAGCTCTGTAAAATAGCAAATTCTAAATAATGATTGTAATAGTGTTGGTCTGTGCAGTTAACTCATTTTTAGTTAGATTTAGACTAAGATACAAATGTTAGGAAAACAGATTTTTGTTTGGGCACAGTCCCTGACAAATTACTACCATTTATGGAATGCTTGCTATATGCCAGAcccttcacatattttatttattgctcaCAATAAGCTTCAAGTTGGGAACTCTCATTCCCATctgacagaagaggagggagattCAGAAAGGAATGTGCCCAAGGTTACCtaactagtaagtggcagagctggacttAGGGCTGTACATCTGTTAGACTACTTGACAAATGTGAAAATGGACGGTTGGAAAGGGGCCTGCCTTAAAGTACTGGTAATTGGATTCAAGGATTGAAAAGATTCACAGAATCGGGCTTATGAAGTAAGTAAATCAAGtttcttgttgtttctttaaaCTCAGagatatattgttaaaatgatatTGTTTTAAATCTTAATAGAATTTTGCTTTGGGGGAATCAGAATATCAGTAGTGAAAAAACATACTGTTGatgttttctttcaaagttcTTTAAATGATATCTGATGTATGGCTATGAAGTCAAATATTGACCCATACCAATAACGGCACTCTACTAGAAATGATTTTGAGAGGGGTcgtaaattgcttttttttttttttatcatatattaaaaCCACTTTTGGATAGCCTGACCTCATATTACTTAAAACCCAGGCATGTAACCCTGCTCATCTTACTCGCTCTCTGGGCAGGGTTCAGCTCAGCTGGTCACTCCTTTGCTGAAGCACTCTTTTTTCTAGTTGCCGTGACACCGGGATAgtcttcagattgtttttctagGACTTGTCTTTCCCAGCCTGTGTTGGCtcctcctgatctcagggctagGCCTTCTCTTGCCCTTCACTGAATTCATCCATTTTCAGGGCTTTCCTCATAATCCATATACCTAAaactcccaattttattttacctttaactCAGAACTCTCCTCTGAGCTCCAGGAATATATATCCAATTGATATGCTCAGTGACCTCTCACTGAGATGTCTCGAAAGCAACCTCAAGATTGAACTAATTATCactctccccctccaacttcttAGGTCTTTAGTGTTCCCTGTTTCTAACTGGTACCAATAACCACCCAACTGGCTTAATCTAGAAGCCTGGGAGTCATACAtaattcctctctcctcctcactgTCTGTATCCAGCAAGTCTTATTGATTCTACTCCCCAAATCTTTTTCGTATCTTTCCATCGCTTATTGCCACCGCTATATTTTACCTGGACTACTGCAAGAGTCTCTTAGTCTTAACTGTTGGGAACATTTTTCTCAGAATCTGTCCTATACATTGTAcccagtgaattttttaaaatagaaaaaattctaAAGGACACTTACTTGGTTAAAACCTCCTAGTGCTAATTAACATAATCATgaggaaaatttttgttttgatttcaaactatcaaaagccaaaaagaaaaaaaaaatccataaaacctattgctggtgaggatgtaaggaaaaatatgtttaaacatCACTAAAGAAAAGGCATATTGTTCCATCTGTTcatgttaaaaatatacatgatcTAACAACCCCATTCCAGGAATCTgcttcatagaaataaaaaggccAGCACAAAAAGTTGTTTATTGAGAACTTCCTCATTGTGATAAAAACTTGAAtcaagggacacttgggtggctcagttggttgggcagctgccttcggctcaggtcatgatcccagcatcctgggatcgagtcccgcattgggctccctgctcggcagttagcctgcttctccctctgcctctgcctgccattctgtctgcctgtgcttgttctctcgccctctctctctgataaataaataaaatcttaaaaaaaaaaaaacttgaatcaAACTGAATACctaatcaaaaatcaaaaattttaagaatgcaTAGTACATTTATGCCCCAGGGGATATcgtgctattaaaaataattggagGGATTTCTACAAAGAATTAAGTGAGAAAAGGAAGATGTTGAGAATTGTGTATAATGTTAGCATTGCTATGAGGTAGACAAAACCCATGTGTGcttgtatgcatatatttatatatttgtacataaaatGTGAGTGTGGAGAAAAGTCCAGAAACATTCATGTAAGGGCATTAACACGGTTTAccttgggggcaggagggaaagaagaagttTACAAGGGAAGGGGGTTGGGCATTAAGAATGTACTCAAGCATGAACCACAGGAgtctgtttatataaaaataaatatgtatgtatatgtatatgtaaagaaattagaaaaaaaagaattataggttATAAAAAGGTGGGGAAGCTAACTGCAGATTAACATGTGTAGTATGATTCAATTTTGGAAATAAACCTCATTATATAACTGTACATATGCTCAAGTATGGAGGTGTAAAAGAataatataagatttttttaaaagattttatttatttatttgacagagatagagatcacaaataggcagagagagagggggaagcaggctccctgccgagcagagagcctgatgcggggcttgatctcaggaccctgagatcatgacctgagccgaaggcagaggcttaacccactgagccacccaggagccccaaataaTATAAGATTGTTAAGGGAAGTAGGAAAAGAGGTGAGTGGGAGATAACTTGCCCTTTtcatccttattttgttttttcatttgcttcacaagcatgtattactttttaaattgaaaatcacCACTAAGGataattttaaactgaaaaatcaaatacacacacatacacacatactcctTCCAATGGCTTTATCAACAGATTGCATCAATATAAGCAAGGTCCTGCAACTTGCTTATCAactaactattaaaaaaaatcattcctgatGAACCACCATTGATTCTTATGTGTTGGTGTAATTTAATAGTAATGATTTGTTTGATATTACTTAAAGCCAcaagaaagtgtttttaaatgaaatccttttataatacaaataatccctctgtaaatttaaattttgtgggacgcctgggtacctcagtctgttaagcatctgccttgggctcaggccatatcccagggtcctgggatagagcccccgcctctgggctccctgcagtggggagcctgcttctctctttccccctggttctttctctatctctgtcgcTATCTCTGTCGctatctcttgtctctctctctctctctctgttaaataaatacatgaaatcgtttaaaaaaatttaaaatgtccattttggtttctttaaagTAACaggcatttcttattttaaaaagtctttatttgccataataaaataatcatgaatTTAGACTCAGTGTTTGAAATACGCATCAAGAGTTACTTGGTTCAATCATTAATTCAACGATTTGTGTGAGGGCCTCTTGTATGTCAGGCACAATCCCAGCTGGACAAAAGACACAAAGGTTCCAACTTCCGTGGAGTCTGCGTTCTTGGGAAGTTCTGCTGGTTCCAAAATTTGAGGCTTATGGAAAGAACTACAAGCTTGGGAAAGGCCCGTAAACATTATTATGGATAACAGTGAAGCGGATATTCGAATATTTGCCCATAAATACTTattgatataaaaatacaacttggGGTTCAGCACGGAAGGATAACCTGACTCCTGACCAAAGACTGGCGTGGAAAGAGCTCGACGTGGCTGTCATTCGGGACGTGCTCCCGTGCCTGTCACCTGTCCCCGTGTCCCCCTCTGCATAACGGAGTTACTCAAGCAAGGTCACGGCACTGTGGACTACGGAGGAAAATGTACGCGAAGGCCGCTCGTGAGGCGCCCACGGGGGGCCACCGGCACTTAGCGGACTCCAAGGTCGTGAACCGTGAGTTTTCGGGCCACGGTAAATCGATCACGCCAGCAACTCACGCTCGTTTAAGGTTCAGGAGGGGAGCCCGCCCGTGCCCCTTCTCGCTTCATGCCTCCACGCACGGGACAGTTCTTTAGGGAAGAAGTTTATTTCGGCAGGTGTGGAGAGGGCAGAGCAGCACAGGGAAGTCTGCGGGGGCGAAGGGGCCCGCATCCCGCGGCTCCGGGACGGGGCAGGTGGAGACCCCACCGGGGCTGCTTGCTCACTCACGGCTGCGTTATGCTGTCCCGGTAACGGCGGCGCTGGCAGGGCAGGGCCCGGGGCCGGCTGGTGTAGGTGTAGGTGTAGGTGCCCATGGCCGGGGAGGAGCGGTCCGGGAGCCTGGAGGCCACGCCTGCGGCCCGGTCGCTTCGCTTCCCGTGGAGACTGGCTTTCAGGCAGGTGGGCGCTAAGTGGTCGTGGGAGCCGGAGACGTGAGCGTGGTGCCAAGGGCAGGGATTCCGCGACGCAAGGAGAGGCGGCAGGAAGGACGGCGGGCGGGACGGGAGGTTGCCGGGACAGGAGGTGGGAGCTACGCTCGGCTGGTTCCAGGGAACACCGAGCCAGCCCGAGGAGCCCGCTTTGGTTGCCCAGCAACCCGGAGTTCCGCCCGGGGCGGGGCCTCCAGGCACTTCCGGCCGGGGGTTTTCGCGGGCAGGCCGGCCCCCCGGGGCACGTCCGGCCCTTGGCTCCGCCCCTCGGCGCGTCCCCGGCGTGGACGCCTGCGGTTCAGGAGCGGCCTCCCGAGCGAGTCGGGCTTGGGGACTTCGGGGAACTGCGCGAGCAGCGAGGCGGTCCTCGTTCCCACTTTGAAGTCTGGCTCTGCCCGGCTGGTGTGGGCGCCATTCTTCCAGGGCCACGTGCTCGCGTTCCTTAAGGGGCGCCCTCGGCTGTTTCTCTTCCCGCCGCGCCGCTCCCCGGGGCTGGTCAGCTGCGACCGCGCACTCGGGGCGCCCCGGCTCCCCGCTCTGTTACGTGCTAGGGCGCGGCCAGGGCTGCTCCGCGGCTCCCAGCGCCGCCGCCCCTTCACCTTGGGCTGCGGGCTGCCGCCGCGCTGCGCGGCAGTGTCCGCTCTTTCCCGCGCTCCCTGTGCTCTTACCCGCCCGTCGCTAGCTCTCGGCGGATCCTCGGGCGACGGGGGCGCCCCCCAGACATCTAATGTTGGCAGAGGGGTGGGTGCTTTGTTGAGTCTGTTAGGCCTCCTGTATCTTAATCTGTCGGGCCCCAGACTCTGAAGAAAGAGGCGTCATGGGGTGGGTTTGTGCTTGGAAATGCAGATGCTTTGGTTTCAGTATTAGCAACGTTAATCCTACAGTTTGTGTAAGTGAAGTGTATGTGTCCCCGAATGGTCAGTTATTAGCACTTGCATTCACC
The sequence above is drawn from the Mustela nigripes isolate SB6536 chromosome 5, MUSNIG.SB6536, whole genome shotgun sequence genome and encodes:
- the RSPH3 gene encoding LOW QUALITY PROTEIN: radial spoke head protein 3 homolog (The sequence of the model RefSeq protein was modified relative to this genomic sequence to represent the inferred CDS: inserted 1 base in 1 codon); translated protein: MTSSLGPDRLRYRRPNRLNKAPTPLPTLDVWGAPPSPEDPPRASDGRVRAQGARERADTAAQRGGSPQPKVKGRRRWEPRSSPGRALARNRAGSRGAPSARSQLTSPGERRGGKRNSRGRPLRNASTWPWKNGAHTSRAEPDFKVGTRTASLLAQFPEVPKPDSLGRPLLNRRRPRRGRAEGRSQGPDVPRGAGLPAKTPGRKCLEAPPXGGTPGCWATKAGSSGWLGVPWNQPSVAPTSCPGNLPSRPPSFLPPLLASRNPCPWHHAHVSGSHDHLAPTCLKASLHGKRSDRAAGVASRLPDRSSPAMGTYTYTYTSRPRALPCQRRRYRDSITQPAEEPMHYGNIMYDRRVIRGNTYALQMGPLPGQPDPLEIQRQQQAKRRALARKRAQEQLRPRTPEPVEGRKHVDVQTEIYLEEIADRIIEVDVECQTDAFLDRPPTPLFIPAKTGKDVATQILEGELFDFDLEVKPMLEVLVGKTIEQSLLEVMEEEELANLWASQHAYEELRSAELAEVQRLEEQERRHREEKERRKQQQWEVVYKHNETAQKVAARVFAQRYLADLLPSVFDSLRDGGYFYDPIERDIEMGFLPWLMNEVEKTMEYSMVGRTVLDMLIREVVEKRLSMYEHKEYPPPEVKPEDGLGGPGAMGAPLTDEEFLKRSMSQPQGPLSDRDSLQRTLSNGRYVGDMSPQEGSFMEEEEDEQ